In Anopheles gambiae chromosome 2, idAnoGambNW_F1_1, whole genome shotgun sequence, a single window of DNA contains:
- the LOC1271567 gene encoding mucin-19 isoform X7, with the protein MYGKPCTPECGRSVPCRGMLGSTANGRLMGPGVGSSTSSSSSSSSLSAAAALQQQQSSHTSHPQHQLGHHPFAGLPAHHHHPLQPQHPALSSHHHHHHHHHRSIWPSLGAATGRTAYELQTATNGEVTESLFAAGGYNTPPASSPFLPCSPLELVAKNFHSAGAALSFSQANSSIFVQSQTDFINGITSVAKKTETCIGRWEHGTIEPLQIQVPSNSFLPPAATGSFALNSPESASSGGDPFLARARDKLQPSYGGAFHADDPYLRSYCIEREYHERLLATLATRDDRPSNPPHLPARTRHGETFDRYDSTALLSPTSPPTTKSPYCEYGKRRQHSISLERSSEVVRSATNDIDARSLPLLHTSHTPRQPTSRPQQRHLEAAPAPPELSGSAQQPATADRQQQQQHQEQQSEASIKPATVTPPSSQQTHESAPSSEAVNHRPRRRWAALHSAHASKANGSECVPPTLTSDRTAVGGESAATTSNARSGASCRPKSPGQQSEALRAAQRLPKKRRSIVFERTEESSTVSRDTDSKTVVHIKREPCQVSEVTTSNSFEASSNATALNAIIKLEASSPKALTAAGGSSSSSSGSSASSNPAPVARAHHHHLSHSASAIISNVTVGGSTGTSGSATLGTGGGANASSSAVAATMEQLGLASGTTSNTQQHSTTQPPGTTTSTTASSVASIPVGIAVARQRLQESATTPASQLHPTKELNRYSVGLAAAAAAAATNGGSLNGTVGTTADLGCATPGLSQNMFFTGTNSTMIPLAPDTVAMGVTNAAVQNAVRTPPALWQYPAPVPMESMLPLPPIPPVGLQLVRDPSTGQILFLPAAATIANPSNFLDKIYISCIEPFQQAVVWPSYPQSTASQHLLLPQLPPPPQPQLQPPPLAPLQMLSSDYMSTASTTLHQQHTQSHHSTRYLALTSAESSGKRTSSSAGGKQSQTTGSAVGSSAGSGSTCGQPTIPLPIPAPHAFIKLEDCSTSAGIAGTIGGATSAASTSHLATSLFGTLSELDKSSTSAGSTAASALTNGAASHSHLALTATSDLTSQLLFQPGSLIHIAPHHPSKPPALLEAAPAAGGTLSAGITNHTPPPSALSTTLLAGFSHSAHHIATSSHPPPLVLSEVPATTTCLTPPPDTTTTTNATNTTGTLHAQTNATDGGAAEVTEAPEVQDANIQTDTPIMSEDETTQPPTGGAGAGGTESETTGGPEPATIMSTDATLAAAYHALASEQSLCHSTLINSSGDSAIEPDLSTSGLLNATCTSNCDQVEMELEPVGRTGVAAPPATPLPQPLAPIQHEPENLSVAPAASVAGGPQRRLTKLELHSPTGPAPARSEKELAGRSTGGGGGAPHTQQDHPVDLSGLELLSHSIEVFQKKSSLIKKEPISPQLPPEPASSHPVPSLPAAASAPPELGQVAAASCQLTAPPVAAAPPAVPEAFLRTDEPMGGLNLLCALAEQRFQEEGMFKKDSPATSSSSGSSSSSGGSSYSSNISPSSSSSSTASPPASPPNAAGGAKQAVGSQQQQHQQEYPSIGAAPAHHALALLAASAGGVEHGSRKRKHHKHSKDGSGKKSSKKSKLEKELRRAEKRRKHSSDGTSPDADGADLDAELKESLTRIKAKMNRCSCKDADEKDHRCCRSQWPTANELFSVIESDMKERLERITRQCEEKKRELEQMSTAAVAKVKPLANSGMVRIPDMGKAYFGGFGAMAAAGGAMLNTFGSGSTSSGAGGGVPGSVLGHGLGGPKFSTIPALSPNFSSSSNSTTFVELPKLSSDTDSSGKREDDDACSMERLSYSKRKGGIPKKHDELTLTETIVAKKPKSLVGYILASKNTRDSGVKDAAATHQKPEKQHHNHWSHVLHHSGPNGGTIGLGHAKQQQQQPNPPHHHHISESKFKKSPIHSSKFESATTSDDTSNLSDSSLKPQVKIRSPAGGVFAFEDENSKPSDAAFSIFGGKPSIFDKVKTGAAGGTVSAQVNPLVGLKVSPVKAAVVTPLMKPQPHLIAANGATNGTLVGGPPPIVKRKKSRSKDRKRRSSEKKRIDQRCLLTSEHLGKDKTRVLTAMGGLFYAGCLSAVQPPDIYAVTLDGERGNRPHIMSREEVLRDAILEVAPKSVDDIIPGTRLCAYWSQQYRCLYPGVAAEPASPDPEKRFVNVEFDDGDNGKIALEDIRFLMSDYPIVDRFYVAEC; encoded by the exons TGACCGAATCACTTTTTGCCGCTGGAGGATACAACACACCTCCTGCCAGCTCCCCATTTCTGCCCTGCTCTCCGTTAGAGCTTGTGGCCAAAAACTTTCACAGTGCCGGAGCTGCCCTCTCCTTCAGTCAG GCAAACAGCAGCATCTTCGTGCAGTCGCAGACCGATTTCATCAATGGCATCACGTCGGTCGCGAAGAAAACCGAAACCTGCATCGGACGGTGGGAGCATGGCACCATAGAACCGCTGCAGATACAG GTACCATCGAACTCATTTTTGCCACCGGCAGCCACTGGCAGCTTCGCACTCAACTCACCAGAGAGCGCCAGTTCCGGCGGGGACCCTTTTCTGGCCCGCGCCCGTGACAAGCTTCAGCCGTCGTACGGTGGGGCGTTCCATGCCGACGATCCGTACCTTCGCAGCTACTGCATCGAGCGTGAGTACCACGAACGATTGCTAGCGACGCTCGCGACGAGGGACGATAGACCATCGAACCCTCCTCATCTGCCAGCTCGTACTCGTCACGGCGAGACGTTCGATCGCTACGACTCGACGGCTCTGCTGAGTCCGACCTCGCCTCCTACCACCAAGTCACCGTACTGCGAGTACGGCAAGCGCAGGCAACACTCGATCTCGCTCGAACGGTCGTCGGAGGTCGTGCGGTCGGCGACGAACGATATCGATGCTCGATCGCTGCCGCTCCTCCATACGTCACACACTCCCCGGCAGCCTACTTCCCGGCCGCAGCAGCGGCACCTCGAAGCTGCGCCAGCACCGCCGGAACTGTCCGGCAGTGCCCAGCAACCTGCAACCGCtgatcggcagcagcagcagcagcatcaggaGCAGCAGAGCGAAGCATCAATCAAACCGGCCACAGTAACGCCACCGTCGTCACAACAGACGCACGAATCGGCGCCATCTAGTGAAGCTGTCAATCATAGACCACGGCGCCGTTGGGCAGCTCTGCATTCGGCGCACGCCAGCAAAGCGAACGGGAGCGAGTGCGTACCACCGACGCTAACCTCCGACCGTACAGCCGTCGGTGGGGAGTCAGCAGCGACGACTTCTAACGCTAGGTCCGGTGCCTCTTGCAGACCCAAGTCACCAGGACAGCAGTCCGAAGCGCTTCGGGCGGCACAGCGGCTTCCGAAGAAGCGACGCTCGATCGTATTCGAACGGACGGAGGAATCTTCTACCGTTAGCCGTGACACGGACAGCAAGACCGTTGTTCAC ATCAAGCGTGAACCGTGTCAGGTGTCGGAAGTCACCACATCGAACAGCTTCGAAGCGTCCAGCAACGCGACGGCCCTGAATGCCATCATAAAGCTCGAAGCATCCTCCCCGAAGGCACTAACGGCGGCTggcggtagtagtagtagtagtagtggcagTAGTGCCAGCAGCAACCCGGCACCGGTTGCCCgggcccaccaccaccatctcaGCCACAGTGCCAGCGCAATCATTAGCAACGTTACCGTGGGTGGCAGCACTGGTACCTCCGGTAGCGCGACACTCGGCACCGGCGGAGGTGCCAACGCCAGCTCGAGCGCCGTCGCCGCCACGATGGAACAACTCGGGCTAGCGTCGggcaccaccagcaacacgCAGCAGCATTCAACTACCCAACCACCCGGCacgaccaccagcaccaccgcctCATCCGTCGCCTCCATCCCGGTGGGCATCGCGGTCGCCCGCCAACGGCTCCAGGAAAGTGCGACCACCCCGGCGTCCCAGCTGCACCCCACGAAAGAGCTGAATCGGTACAGCGTAGGGCTGGCggcggccgctgccgctgcgGCTACCAATGGTGGCTCGCTGAACGGCACTGTCGGTACAACGGCCGATCTGG GCTGCGCAACGCCCGGACTGAgccaaaacatgtttttcaccGGCACCAACTCCACCATGATCCCCCTCGCGCCGGACACGGTCGCGATGGGCGTGACCAATGCGGCGGTGCAGAACGCCGTCCGCACACCACCCGCCCTCTGGCAGTATCCTG CTCCCGTCCCCATGGAATCGATGCTGCCCTTGCCGCCGATACCGCCCGTCGGCTTGCAGCTGGTGCGGGATCCCAGCACCGGCCAGATTCTGTTCCTTCCCGCTGCAGCGACAATCG CCAATCCGTCAAACTTTCTAGATAAAATCTATATTTCTTGTATAGAACCATTCCAACAAGCGGTCGTGTGGCCCTCGTACCCGCAATCGACCGCCTCGCAGCATCTGCTCCTGCCGCAGcttccgccgccgccgcagccgcagcTCCAGCCACCACCGTTGGCTCCGCTGCAGATGCTAAGCTCGGACTACATGAGCACGGCCAGCACAACGCTCCATCAG cagcacacacaatcGCACCACAGCACCCGGTACCTTGCGCTGACGTCCGCAGAATCGAGTGGCAAGCGAACGTCCTCCAGTGCCGGCGGCAAACAATCGCAAACGACGGGCAGCGCGGTCGGATCGAGTGCCGGATCGGGCAGCACCTGCGGCCAGCCCACGATTCCCCTGCCCATACCGGCACCGCACGCATTTATCAAGCTCGAAGACTGCTCCACCAGTGCCGGTATCGCGGGTACGATCGGTGGCGCCACGTCTGCTGCGTCCACGTCCCATCTGGCCACCTCCCTTTTCGGCACGCTGAGCGAGCTGGACAAATCGAGCACGTCGGCCGGTTCGACGGCAGCGAGTGCGCTCACGAACGGGGCAGCCTCCCATTCGCACCTTGCCCTGACGGCGACCAGCGATCTGACGTCACAGCTGCTCTTTCAACCGGGCAGCTTAATACACATCGCGCCGCACCATCCCTCCAAGCCGCCCGCACTGCTGGAAGCAGCGCCGGCGGCCGGCGGGACGCTCAGTGCGGGCATCACCAACCACACGCCGCCGCCTTCCGCTCTGTCCACGACGCTGCTGGCCGGCTTTAGCCACTCGGCGCACCATATCGCCACTAGCAGCCATCCTCCGCCGCTGGTGCTGTCCGAGGTGCCGGCTACCACCACCTGTCTGACGCCTCCGcccgacaccaccaccacgaccaatGCCACCAATACCACCGGCACGCTGCACGCGCAAACCAACGCGACGGACGGTGGTGCGGCGGAGGTAACGGAAGCGCCCGAAGTGCAGGACGCCAACATACAGACGGACACGCCGATCATGAGCGAGGACGAGACGACGCAACCGCCAaccggtggtgctggtgctggtggtaccGAGTCGGAAACGACGGGCGGCCCCGAGCCGGCCACCATCATGTCGACGGATGCGACCCTGGCGGCCGCTTACCACGCGCTTGCAAGCGAACAATCCCTGTGCCATAGCACGCTCATCAACAGCAGTGGCGATTCGGCGATCGAGCCGGACCTGTCCACGTCGGGCCTGTTGAACGCCACGTGCACCTCCAACTGTGATCAGGTCGAGATGGAGCTGGAGCCGGTTGGTCGGACGGGTGTAGCAGCACCGCCGGCGACGCCCCTTCCCCAGCCGCTGGCACCCATCCAGCACGAGCCGGAAAACCTTTCCGTCGCTCCAGCGGCCAGCGTCGCCGGCGGCCCGCAGCGAAGACTGACGAAGCTGGAGCTCCACTCGCCGACCGGGCCCGCGCCAGCGAGAAGTGAAAAGGAGCTAGCAGGCCGGTCGactggaggaggaggaggagcgccCCACACGCAGCAGGACCATCCAGTGGATCTGAGCGGGCTGGAGCTTCTGTCCCACAGTATCGAGGTGTTCCAGAAGAAGTCCTCCCTCATCAAGAAGGAACCGATCTCACCGCAGCTGCCACCAGAGCCGGCTTCCTCCCACCCAGTGCCATCGTTACCCGCCGCCGCCTCAGCCCCGCCGGAGCTAGGGCAAGTGGCAGCAGCCTCCTGCCAGCTGACGGCGCCACCGGTCGCTGCGGCGCCACCAGCCGTGCCGGAAGCGTTCCTGCGCACGGACGAGCCCATGGGAGGGCTGAACCTGCTCTGTGCCCTCGCCGAGCAGCGCTTCCAGGAGGAGGGAATGTTCAAGAAAGACTCACCCGCCACATCCAGCAgctcgggcagcagcagcagcagcggcggcagcagctacagcagcaacatatCGCCaagcagctccagcagcagcacagcgtcCCCGCCAGCATCTCCGCCGAATGCGGCAGGCGGTGCTAAACAAGCAGTGGgaagccagcagcagcagcaccagcaggagTACCCGAGCATCGGAGCCGCACCGGCGCACCACGCCCTGGCCCTGCTGGCCGCGTCGGCTGGCGGCGTCGAGCATGGCTCGCGCAAGCGCAAACACCACAAACATTCCAAGGACGGCAGTGGGAAGAAATCGAGCAAAAAATCGAAACTCGAGAAGGAGCTGCGGCGGGCGGAGAAGCGTCGCAAGCACAGCTCGGACGGCACGTCGCCCGACGCCGACGGTGCTGACCTGGACGCGGAGCTGAAGGAAAGCCTCACGCGCATCAAGGCGAAGATGAACCGGTGCAGCTGCAAGGACGCGGACGAGAAGGACCATCGCTGCTGCCGGTCCCAGTGGCCGACCGCGAACGAGCTGTTCAGCGTGATCGAGTCGGACATGAAGGAGCGGCTGGAGCGGATCACGCGCCAGTGCGAGGAGAAGAAGCGCGAGCTCGAGCAGATGAgcacggcggcggtggcgaagGTGAAGCCGCTGGCCAACAGCGGCATGGTGCGCATCCCCGACATGGGCAAGGCGTACTTTGGCGGGTTCGGCGCAATGGCGGCGGCCGGCGGCGCCATGCTGAACACGTTCGGGTCTGGCAGCACGTCGTCGGGTGCGGGCGGCGGCGTGCCCGGCTCCGTGCTCGGTCACGGGCTGGGCGGGCCCAAGTTCAGCACCATCCCGGCACTGTCGCCCAACTTTTCCTCCTCGTCCAACTCGACCACGTTCGTGGAGCTGCCGAAGCTCAGCTCGGACACGGactcgagcggcaagcgggaGGACGACGACGCCTGCTCGATGGAGCGGCTGTCCTACTCGAAGCGCAAGGGCGGCATCCCGAAGAAGCACGACGAGCTGACGCTGACCGAGACGATCGTGGCGAAGAAACCGAAGAGCCTGGTGGGCTACATTCTTGCGTCGAAGAACACGCGCGATAGTGGCGTGAAGGATGCGGCGGCGACGCATCAAAAGCCGGAGAAGCAGCATCACAACCACTGGAGCCACGTGTTGCATCACAGTGGCCCGAACGGGGGAACCATTGGGCTGGGACACgcgaaacagcagcagcagcagcccaaccCCCCTCACCACCATCACATCAGTGAGTCCAAGTTCAAAAAGTCGCCCATCCACTCGTCCAAGTTCGAGAGCGCCACGACCAGCGACGACACCAGCAACCTGTCGGACAGCTCGCTGAAGCCGCAGGTGAAGATCCGCTCGCCCGCCGGCGGTGTGTTTGCGTTCGAGGACGAAAACAGCAAACCGTCCGATGCGGCGTTCTCCATCTTCGGCGGCAAGCCGTCCATCTTCGACAAGGTGAAGACGGGTGCGGCCGGCGGCACCGTCAGTGCGCAGGTGAACCCGCTCGTCGGCCTGAAGGTGTCCCCGGTGAAGGCGGCCGTCGTGACGCCGCTAATGAAACCGCAGCCGCATCTGATTGCTGCCAACGGCGCCACCAACGGCACGCTGGTCGGTGGGCCACCACCGATCGTGAAGCGCAAAAAGTCGCGCAGCAAGGACCGCAAACGGCGCAGCTCGGAGAAGAAGCGCATCGATCAGCGCTGTCTGCTGACGAGCGAGCACCTGGGCAAGGACAAAACGCGCGTGCTGACCGCGATGGGAGGGCTGTTCTATGCCGGGTGTTTGAGTGCGGTGCAGCCGCCCGACATTTACGCAGTGACGCTGGACGGCGAGCGTGGCAATCGGCCGCACATCATGTCCCGGGAGGAGGTGCTGCGTGATGCG ATCCTGGAAGTAGCGCCCAAGTCGGTGGACGACATCATTCCCGGAACGCGGCTCTGCGCCTACTGGAGCCAGCAGTATCGCTGCCTGTACCCGGGCGTGGCAGCCGAACCTGCCTCGCCCGATCCGGAGAAACGCTTCGTCAACGTCGAGTTCGACGACGGGGACAATGGCAAGATCGCACTCGAGGACATTCGCTTCCTGATGAGCGACTACCCGATAGTCG ACCGTTTCTATGTTGCGGAGTGTTGA